The Paenibacillus sp. FSL R7-0345 DNA segment TCCAAACAAGATGATAACCAATACCGTATGTTTGACGAAGAAGACATTTGGCGCTTACAGACAATCATTGCACTACGGGAATCGGGGATGGCGGTTAGCGACATTCAGACGGTGTTGTCGGATATCGAAGTCCGGGGAAACAGCCAATTACAATATTTTTTGGAGCTGCAACGGTCCGTCATGTTCTCCAAGTGGGTCGAGATGAAACAGATCATAGAAACGACAGACAGCATGATTGCAAGCCTCAAGCAAAACCGGGCGCTTCCGCTGGACGACATCTATACTCTTGCGGAAGGTTCAAGAAGGTTGCGGGAACAGCGGGCATGGGAGGATAAGTGGGGATTTGACCGCTTGGCCAGCGTTCACGATCAGCTGGTGCAGGAAAACAAAAGGAAATATAAAGATTACGAGGAGGCGCTTAGCCTCATAGTGGAGTGGGTGTCGCCAATCCGCGGGGAACGGGGACTTGATATCGGAACAGGAACGGGGAATTTGGCTGGAAGACTGATTGATGCAGGTGCGGAAATGACTGGAGTCGACCAGTCAAATGAAATGTTAAAGGAGTGCCAGCGCAAATTTCCATCGATAGAGACCAAGCTTGGCAATTTCCTGGCGTTGCCCTGCCTTGACGGGAAGTTTGATTTTGTTGTTTCGAGTTTTGCCCTGCATCACCTTACGGACGATCAAAAGCGGATGGCTATTCAAGAAATGCGCAGAGTATTGAAACCGCATGGCCGGATCTGCATTGCGGATTTAATGATGGACAGCAAAGAAGGGGCAGCTGGTGAGAATGACGAGAATTATATTCCGATTTATGAACTCGTTGATTTATTTGAAGCCAACGGATACATCACAAAACATCTTAAAATGAATGAACTGCTGCATATCCTCTTAGCCGTATCTATTCGATAAAGGCGAAACCTTCCCCTTGCGTTAAGGTTTGTTGTATTGGCAAGTTCATACTGCAAAATCATGAATTTCTGCAGCACTGTTCCGGCAAGTCCAGTCCGCAAATTAGGCTTCCCGCGGACTCCGGTCCGGCGCATACTGCCCCTTATCCGCGCGGCCCTGCTCCAGCCGGATAAGGCTCATTATTTCCTGTTCATACGCGTCCAGCATCCCGAGAATCTCGCCCGTGTCCAGCTGTTCGCTCCAGGCGAGCTGAATAAGAAAGGTGTTCCTGGCCTCCGGCTGCTCCGGCGGGGACAGTACCCAGCGCTTCAGTTCAGCCCGCCCTTCCGGGGTTATGGTGTATATTTTTTTGGAGGGCGAGCTCTCCTGATGCTGTACTTCACTGGTCACCTATCCTTCCTTCAGGAGCTCATATAAAAAAAGCCATGCGCGGGAAACGGCACACGGCTGTTCATCATCACAAGCCGGGCACCTGGATACCATTCCAGCCGCTTACCCCGCATTGTCCGTATTCATTACTGCCTGCGGCAACCACTGTGCCATCTTTTCTGAGACCAACAGTATGAGTGCAGCCTGCAGCCGCTGCTACAATATCACGCCAGCCGCTTAACTCGGATTCACCATACTTATTCCAGCCTGTAGCCGTCACTGTACCATCCGCTTTAAGACCCACCGTATGATGACTTCCTGCCGCTACCGCCATAATACCGTTCCAGCTGCTTACCTCGCACTGGCTCTCTTTATTGCGGCCCGCGGCTATAACCGTGCCGTCTGGTTGAAGCCCCACCGTATGCAAATAGCCGGCAGCTACTGTTACAATACCGCGCCAGCCGCTTACATTGGACTGGCCGTACCGGTTATTGCCTGCAACCATCACCGAGCCGTCTGACCGGAGACCGGCAGTATGCCAGTCCCCTGCCGCTACCGCCAGAATGTCGCTCCAGCCGCTTACATTACATTCGCCTTCCTGATTCCGGCCTGCGGCAACCACAGTACCATCTGCTTTCAGCCCGACAGTGCGGCGCCAGCCGGCGGCGACCGCCACTATATCGCCCCACCCGCTCACCTCACATTGACCGTGCCTGTTCCACCCGGCGGCAACTACGGTACCGTCCGCTTTTAGCCCGATGGTATGGGAATTGCCGGTATGCGCGTTTCCGGCCGCAATTGCTACTATGTCACTCCAGCCGCTTACATCACATTGGCCATATTTATTATCTCCCGTCGCCGCCACTGTGCCATCCGCCCTCAGTCCGGCAGTATGACGATAGCCCGCCGCCAGAGAAAACAAGGCTTGCCCAGCATTCATTCATCCCGCTCCCTTCATCATCATCAGATGCTACCGCTGTTACATTCTTCCCCATTAAACCACAGTGACCGGATATTTACTGCAGCCAGCCTGAAAAGTGTGCCTATCGGCAGCATGGCATAATCCCGCCACAGCTTGTATACTTGTACAAAAAAGGAAAGGCGGTCATCTTCCTGATTTATTTCATTAAATTTCTCTACAGCTTCCTTCTGCCGCCGGGCCTGTTCGTCCTGCTGTTCGCGGCGGCAGCAATCTGGATCTGGCGCAAAAACCGCCTGCCCTCCATCACCTTGCTGATGCTTACTGTACTGCTCTACCTGTCCATGACGCCGTGGATGTCTGATTTGCTGATGGGCAGCCTGGAACGCAAATATGCCCAGCCGTCCCAAATCGACGGCGATGTCATTGTGATTTTAGGCGGCGGTGCGACGAGCGGAACACCGGATATTGACGGCGAAGGCAATATATCCGGCCCGGCGGCCAACCGGCTGCTGACTGCAGCGCGGCTGTACAGAGAATCCGGACTGCCGCTGCTGTTCACCGGCGGTCAGGTGTTTGCCGACAGCGGCAATGAGGCGGATATTGCGAAACGCCAGCTGACCGGCCTTGGCATTCCGGCAGAGGATATCCTGACCGAGAACAAATCGCTTAACACCGAGCAGAACGCTGAATACACCGCAGCGCTGATGAAAGAGTATGGCCTCAGCCGGCCGGTGCTGGTTACCTCTGCTTTCCATATCGCGCGCGGCATAGAGGAGTTCCGCAAGACCGGATTGTCTCCGCAGGCTTACCCGAGCGATTATAGAGTCAGCCCGGGAGGCTCCTTCTATCTCTCCAAGCTGTTCCCTTCCCCGGGCGCCATGGAGTCCACCGGGGTTGCCCTGAAGGAATATCTTGGCCTGCTGGCAGCCGGATTGTAAAGTCCTGTTACCTGGGACCGGCAAGGCGGCTATAAAAAAAGCAGTGACCGGAGGCCATATCTCCGCACCACTGCTTTTTTTGGCTTGCCTTCTATTTGACTAGATCACAAAACACCGCGCCCGTCATACCCGCCAGCTCCTGCGGAACCAGCTCCATCTGCATACCGATTTTGCCTGCGCTGACCGCGATCGTATCGTACAGCTCCGCGCTTTCCTCAATAAAGGTAGGATACAGCTTCTTCATCCCGACCGGTGAGCAGCCGCCCCGTATGTACCCTGTCCATTTCAGCAGATCCTTGAGCGGCAGCATTTCAATCTTTTTCTCCCCCGCAGCCTTGGCCGCCTTCTTCAGATCAAGCTCCTCGCCTACCGGAATAACAAACACATACAGGTTCGGTCCGCTGTGCGCAACCAGTGTTTTATAAACCGTCTCCGGGTCTTTACCAATTTTGTCCGCTACAGCTGTTCCGTGAATCGCCCCGTCCTCATTGTCATAATGATGCACCTCATAGCTGATGCCCTTGGCATCCAGCATCCGTAGCGCATTGGTTTTATTGATCTGCAATGTCTTTCACCCTTTCTGCCCTTCTCTCTTTATCCAATCCCATTAAACTGTCTAATTATGTATTAAAAGCTATTATAACACGCGATTTTTACCGTTCAATGCCGCTGTTCTGCTGCAAACCTGAATTTTGGCGTGTGCCTGGCCATAGTCTATAATAAAATCAGGCTTGTCCCATTACCCGCTTTGGAAAGGAGCTTGTATGCGCACTGCCTTTGATGCCCATCTGCACATTATTGATCCCCGCTTCCCGCTTATTGAGAATCAGGGCTTTTTACCGGAACCCTTCACCTGCCGGGATTATCTGGACAGTGCCGGGGAGCTTGAACTGAAAGGCGGCGCCGTGGTCTCCGGGTCCTTTCAGGGATTTGACCAAAGTTATTTAATCGACTCACTGCAGACACTCGGGCCAAATTTTGTCGGAGTAACGCAACTGCCCCATGATACTTCCGACGAGGAGCTGCTGAAGCTGCATGCCTATGGCGTAAGGGCTGTCCGCTTCAACGTCCGGCGTGGAGGCTCGGAAGACTTGTCACAGCTGGATTACATGGCCAGAAGAGTCTATGAGCTAGCCGGCTGGCATACGGAGCTGTATATCGACTCGGTAAATCTGCCGGACATCGTCCCGGTTCTGGCTGCCCTTCCTGCGGTATCCGTGGATCATTTAGGGTTATCGCAGGACGGTTTTCATCATCTGCTTGCCCTCGTCGACCAAGGCATCCGGGTAAAAGCGACCGGCTTCGGACGCGTCACGCTTGATGTGCCGCAGGCACTCAGTGCAATAGCTGCGGTTAATCCGGACGCGTTAATGTTCGGGACCGACCTGCCATCTACTAGAGCACGCCGCCCCTACCACCCTGCGGATATTGAGCTGATCTATGAGACGCTCGGTGATTGGCTTGCCGATAAAGCTCTTTATCAGAACGCAGCAGACTGGTATCTCAAAAAGAGATGATGGACTGCCTGCCGGGTAATAACAAAAACCCTTGGTTTCCCAAGGGTTCAGTTATTGTAACGGCACTCGGCTAAGCCGTCTATCCCGTCTAATCGCGCGGATAATTAATTGCCATAATATCCATAAAAGGAACCTTGAGCAGTTCCCCGCCAAAGCTTACATGCACCTTACCGGTCCGTGAGTCCATTCCGGTAATCTGCCCGCGTACCTCTTCTTCTTTTCCCCATACGGTCAGCACAATGACTGACTCCTCCTGCATTGCTTCCGTCAGCTGGTTGCCAAGCTCCTCCAGCACAAATTCATCTCTTGTCGGCCGTTTGGCCACTTTCGCTTTTGCCACGCTTTACCTCCATTAAGCCATTCCTGGGATTCCTTTTAGCAGCTGTTCAGCAGCTATAATGAATGCTCCTAAATATTATAACATGTACTCCCCGGGCAGCAACCCGCAGCGCAGCAAAAAGAACCGGACAGCAGCCCGGTTCCTCTAATTGTACAGCATTATTACAGTACTATTGAATAGTGGCGCCGATATTAGTCCCGCTTGGCGTACCGGAACTAATCAAATCGCTGCCTGAGGCCAGCTTCAGGAAATTACCGAGGCTGAAAGAGCCATCCGCGTTACGCACAACCGCAGGAGTCAGGCTTACGAAATCAGCACTGCTGACCACGAGCCCCTTGGCATTGGTGCTGGCGTTATTCTTCCACCATACATTAGTGCCGGAAACATCCGTTCCGCTCGTCTTGTCGCTCGATGCTCCGGCAAAGCTCAGGTTATTCGTGAAGACATGGGTGCCTGCATCAAAAGCAAAGTTGCTTCCGCCATTACTCCATGATGTATTATTGGTCATTTTGATGGAACCCGGGTTACTGTTATAGGTGAACCCGTGCTTTTTGTTCTGGAAGGCAATGCTGTTGGTTACAACATGGTTCACGGAAATGGATTCCCCGCCCAATTTGAAGCCGTTGCCGTCGCTGTTTGAAGTGGAATTGCCGTCAGAGGTTTGACCGTTCTTGTAAGCAATGCTGTTTTTAATGGTTACGACACCGATCGGCCCCGTATCCGACTTGGTGTACAGATCCCAACCATCATCCGTATTCCAGGCTGCAATACATTTATCGAACACATTACCGGGCCCAATGGTCAGCTTGGCGGCAAATCCATCGGCATCCTCCCCGTTGTCCGGGTCAAAGTTATCATGGGAGTATACGCCGATAATCTGATTGTAGCTCGGCCAGTCGCTCATGCTGGAGGCAGACGAGGCATAACGGCTGATCTGCAGGCCGGAATCCCGGTTATGGTGAGTCTCCACATTTTCGATAATATTGTAATTACCGCCGATAAAGACCCCGTTGTCTCCGGCTCCCTTGACTTCAAGTCCTTTTATATGCCAGTAATGGCCAAAGATCTGCAAACCGCGTTCAGTGGATGCAAAGGCTTGTGCGGAGAAATCAAGGACCGGCTTTTCACTTCCATAGGCAACGATGTTTTTGCGTGCACTGGAGGTGCCGCTGTTGTCCCGCTCAATGGTTACCGGTGAAGAGAAGGAATACGTACCGCCGCGCAGGTAAATCGTGCCTCCAGCAGCAACCCGGGTCAATGCTGATTGCAGCGTAGTCGGGCTTCCAATCGTACCTGCATTGGCTGCGGCACCGTTAGCCGCGACATAAAGCGCGCCGGAAACCGGAGTTGCAGTCGGGACAACGGTAGGTGCAGGAGTAGGGGCTGCTGTCGCTGTTGCCGAAGGCGTTGCTGCCGGTGTAGGAGCTGCTGTCGGACTGCTGGTAGGTGCCGTTGTGGCGGCCGGCGTAGATGTAGGAGCAGCAATGGTATCGCTTACAATTACGTTATCGAACTTGGCAGCCGTCTTGTAGGCGATCAAGCCAACACCGCCGGAGGTTAAATTGTTATCGTGTGCATTTAATTGAAGCACATTATTCACATACATGCTGATCGAATCTCCGTCCAGTTCCAGCCGGATGTTATACACCGTTCCTGTCGTGATGGAATAGGGTTTCGTTGCGAGTGTACTGCTCTCACCGCCGAACTTTTTACGGATTTCCAATGTTCCGCCGTTCGAATTGGAGATGGAAGCCGCATAGTAATTATTCCCGTCCTTATAACGGCCGCATACATACGTGCGGTTATTGCCGTTAAAATTATCGATTTTCACATCAGCCTTGACACTATAGTCCGTCCAAGAGCCGTTGCCTGCCGAGGTGCGCCCTTCTGAACTGCCGGATTGATAATATACATAAGAGCTGCCGTCCTTGACTACTGACCAAGTACCTGTCGTGCTGGTCCAGCTGCCGGCGCTGCCGGACTCAAAATCATCACTGAAAACGTTTGCCGCATGTGCCGACGGTATACCCCATTGCAAGCCGCCGAGAGCGAGTACAGCTGAAAGCGCAATACATGCAGTGAAGGAAAATCTCTTTTTTATTTTCACGTTAACATTTACCTCCAGAGTATTATTTGTTTTTTCAGTAGCAGGTTGCAGCTGTAGCTTTTCCATGTTATTCTTGCTGTCTTTACTGACAAAAGGATGTAGTGTCCATCGCATTCCTCCTTAAAATCGCAAGATGCAGATTGCTGCGAAAAGCATTTTTCCGCAGGAGTCATCTTAACTTCCACTATAAATCCTTTTTTAGGATTGTACAGATGCTTTCGAGGTAATTTATTACATATATGTGAATGTATTTAGTTTTTTGTTCTTTCTCTTTATAGAGAATGTGATGCGCTTCTAAACATACAAAAAGCTGTCCCGGAAGGGCAGCTTCAAATGTTTCCCTATTCAGCTATTACGCATCCGTTCAACCAGTCCGGTATATACCTTGTATTGTTCTTCCCACGCATGCTTGCGGTCGCCGAACTCCTCACCATTCAGTAACACTTCTATAACATCCAGACAGACATGCCAGCCAGAAACCTCCGGGCACCTTTTGCACACTTGCGGTCATCCGGGTTCCTCCAATCTGAGTGATTACTCCATTTTGAGGCTCATGGCTCGTGCAGATCAAACTAAGTGGAAATTCGCCACCTAATTGTTAGTTATCAACCGGAAAGAAGGACACTAAGTGGAAAAATGTATCTTAATTTCACTTATTTCGGTCCAAATAGGGCTTCCGGGCCGAAATAAGTGTCGTATTTACAACTAATGTCCACCATTGTTAATAAACATTAAAATTAAGCAGCGAAAATCCAACTAATGTATCCGGATCACTTGTATCCGGACTCTGAAACGCACACTATGAGATGTTCTCCCGAAAAGATTAGCACTTGCTGGACAAGTAATCAAACAGCTCGCAGCTGCTACACCTTGTAATCCGCTAAGCTAACTATATTTCCGTTAATTGCAGTAACCGGCCTTTTATCTATACCGGCTTCAAGCCGTAGCAGATCACCGCTTAGGGCAGTGTATTCCACCGTCTGCCCGCCACCGCTTTCAACAACGAACGCAGGCTTAAGCGCTGATATCACAGCGGCAAACTCAGCCAGACTGCCAATGCCCTGATCCGCTGCCTCGTCTCCAGTGAGAGCTTCAACCACCACGCCGCCCGGCATTCCTGACGCTGTTACTTCCAGATAATCCGCCCGGCGGGTCAGCTGATAAGTATCGGACAGCCAGACGGAAAAATAAACGCCGCGAACCAGGCCGTAAAGCGCCTGTTCCTGCTCCAGCCACTCTCCGATTGGCAGTACACCGATAACCGTGTCGTCTGTCCCTTCAGGCACAGGGAACAACGTTAACACAGTCCCCTTGTGGTACAACACTTCCATATACGGGCTCTGATGGCGGGGATCGCCTGTACGATAGCCTTCACCTGGATGGAAGAAGTAGAGCCGGTTGACCTCTCCTTCCCCGCTGACCGGCAAAGAATAAGCCCAGCGGAGCTGTTCATTATCGAACTCCTCTACCCGCTCCCACAATCCGCCCGCCGCATACGTGTCTGTAATATAAGCGTATGAATGCAGTAATGGCTGCTCTTGAGAATCGTCCGGATTTACTTTTTGCGTTAGCTTCTTCACCTCTACTGGCTCGCGGCGGTTTAACGCCGTTTCCCGGGCCTGCGCCGGAGCCTCGTAGAACAGAAAGCCGGCATATTCCGTGCGCGGCATACTCCCGGTCAGCGGAAAATCGCCGAACTGCACATAATCATGCAGCACGTTGCGGTCAGCCGGCACATCATGCGGCCAGCCGCGGGAATGGGCACCGACCCAGGCTCCGCGCAGATAGAAGTCTGCCCGCACCTCCCAGAGGCAGTCAAGCATCTCGCCAAGCAATGCCCGGACTCTGCTGTCCGCCTCCAGCTCCCAGGCGCAGGTGAACGCCTGCACCCAGTGCCAGAACCACGGCAGGCTGCCGTATTCCGGCATCCCCTTTGCCCGGATATGCTCCAGCGTCTGCTCCAGACTGGCTATGCCATCTGCACGCAGCACCTCATCCCCGAACAGCTGGCCGAAGATCAGCTTGGCAGCTGTATATTTCGCTTCGTGGTGCCCGTAATGCACCACTTCTTTACGGAAATATCCACTGCGGTAAATATGCCCGGTTGCTGTATGCAAAGCTACTCTAAGTGCAGCGCTCAGCAGACAGTTATAGTGCTTGCAGAACCAGACCAGCAGGCTGCCCATAATTTCTGCCGGCAGCTCATGAGGCGCGGCTTCACGCGGCAGCGGGCTCAGGCCGAGCGGCCAGTGGCCGTACAGCCGGGTACCGGGCTGCCGGTTCTGCAGCAGCACCGTTTCGAGCAGCACTGCCTCTGCTTTGTGCCGGGCCTGCTCCCGCTCTTCTTCAAGGAGCATTGAATCCTCTACAGCGGCCGCGAACAGATAGGAAGCATAATAGAAGTTATTCCGCACGTCATCGTGGAACCACAGTCCGCTATCCAGCAGCGGCAGCGCCTGCGCCTCCAATGCTATTTTCCGAATGATCTCCCGCTGTCTATGTGCATAAGGATTATCTAATTTATAGTGTAGCTGAGCCGTCATCATTTTCCCCTCCCAGGGTATTATTTCCATCCTATTGTGCACGCTTTCCGTTCATATGGCAATCACAAAAAACAACAAATAAACTAAAATAAACAGACTAAAAAAGATTACCTCTTGCCAAATGAACGTAAATGGATTAAATTGTACCTATACGAACGAAAAATACGTCAGCGAAGGGGATTGAATCCGTAATGGAAAGACGTTTTGCATCACACCCGAATGAAGTTAAGCAGTTTGACACTGAGCGCCTGCGCAAGGAGTTCCATATCCCGGTTATTTTTGCTCCAGATGAACTGAAGCTGGTTCTGACTCACGAAGACCGCATGATCGTGGGCGGAGCCAATCCGGTAAATGAAGATGTTGTACTCACCACTGACTTGAAGGAGCTTGGGGTAACTTACTTCCTGGAACGCCGTGAGCTGGGTGTTATCAATGTCGGCGGCCAGGGTTCGATCGTTGTAGACGGTACTGAATATGAGATCGGTTTCAAAGAATGTCTGTATGTGGGACAAGGCGCAAAGGATGTTGTATTCAAAAGCGCTGACAGTGCCAAGCCTGCCAAGTTCTATCTGAACTCTGCTCCGGCTCACCAGTCCTACCCTACTACCAAGACTACACTGGAAGAATCCGAATCCGGCGCACTCGGCGGACTGGAAAATTCCAACGAACGTACTATTCACCGTTTCATCCATACTAACGGCGTACAGAGCGCTCAGCTGGTAATGGGTATGACGCAGCTGAAACCGGGCAGCATGTGGAATACAATGCCGTCCCACACTCACCCGCGCCGGATGGAAGCCTACTTCTACTTCGATCTGCCGGATGATTCCATTGTGTTCCACCTGATGGGTGAGCCGACTGAAACCCGCCATATCGTAATGCACAATGAGCAGGCCGTCATTTCCCCAAGCTGGTCGATTCACAGCGGCGTAGGTACACACAACTATACCTTCATCTGGAGTATGGCCGGTGACAATAAACGTTACGATGATATGGACCCCGTAGGCATGAAAGAATTAAAATAGAAGAAAACCAACTACGGAAAGACGAGGCAGGCGGATGAACCCGATACGGCGACACGAGATGATTATGGAAGTTATGCTGAACCAGAAGGATGTAACGGTAAATGAGCTCAGCGACAGGCTGCAGGTCAGCGGAAAAACAATCCGCGAGGATCTCAGCAAGCTGGAGGAGCAGGGATTGATTGTACGGGTGCACGGCGGAGCCGTGCTTGCCCAGAGCGATCAGTTCGGAATTCTCCCCGTAAAGAACCCGCTGGATAAATATTCAGACGAGAAAACGGAGATTGCGCTGCGAGCCATTTCCCACATCGAACAGGATGACATCATTGCACTGGACGGCGGAAGCACGACGCTGGAGATTGCCCGGCGGCTGGACAATATGTCTCTGACGGTGGTTACCAATGATGTGTACATCATCAGCGAGCTTGTTCCAAAAGACAACATCCGTCTGGTCGTCCCCGGAGGGTACCGTGTCCGCAATATGCTGGCAGGCCCCGAAGCCGTCTCCTACGTGCAAAAGCTAAATATACAAAAAGCATTTCTGTCGGCTACAGCCGTGCACATCGAGCACGGACTGTCTATCTACACCGGTGACTTAATTGACTTCAAGCAGGCGCTTGTATCCACAGCCCGCAAGGTGTTTGCTGCCTGTGACCATCACAAGTTCGGACAGACTGCGCTGCGCACCTTCGCTTCACTGCAGGAAGTCGATGTGCTGCTGACAGACAGCGGCCTGTCCCCTGAAACGGCGGAGCAATTCCGTAAGTCAGGCATCACTATTGAAGTCGGCTAAGCAGCCGGATACAAACCGAATTCCACACCATCCCCTAATTTAAAGGAGCGAAATATATGTCATCATTATTCAGTCTTGCAGGCAAAACAGCAATCGTAACCGGAGCAGCACAAGGTCTGGGTCAAGGGATCGCCCTGGCCTTTGCCGAAGCGGGTGCAGACGTTGTATCCATCTCGCTCAATGAGAGTAATGAAACAGTAGCTGGCTGTGAAGCTTTTGGCGTCAAAGCCATGAGCATCTCTGCTGACCTGAGTGACCACACCAAGCTGCAGGGCGCATTCGACCAGGCTCTGGAACTGACCGGCAAAGTGGATATCCTCGTTAACTGCGCAGGCATGATCCGCCGTACTCCAGCCAAGGACCACAGTGAAAAAGACTGGTTCGACGTAATCAACCTCAACCAGAACACTGTATTCCTGCTGTCCCAGATCGCAGGCCGCCACTTCCTGGAAAGAGGCACAGGCAAAATCATCAACATCTGCTCCATGCTGTCCTACCAGGGCGGTATCAACGTTCCTGGCTACACAGCAAGTAAACACGCTGTTGCCGGCTTGACCAAAGCTTTTGCTAACGAATGGGCTCAATACGGCCTGAACGTTAATGCTATTGCTCCAGGATACATGGCTACTGAAAACACTGCGCCAATCCGTGCGGACCAGAACCGTTCCGATTCCATCCTTGAGCGTATCCCTGCTGGCCGTTGGGGAACTGCTGAAGACGTTAAAGGTCCTGCAGTGTTCCTGGCTTCCGCTGCTTCCGACTACCTGAACGGCCATATCCTGGCTGTAGACGGCGGATGGCTGGCCAGATAATATCGCTTCATTCCTCCGGATGAAGGAGCTATCACATACACTTACACCCGCATGCCTCCGGCATGCGGGTGTTTGGTTTTAAGCAGCTGCTTATTCACCGCCGGAGAATGAGACGAATTCCTCAGGATGATCGCGGATATAACCG contains these protein-coding regions:
- the kduI gene encoding 5-dehydro-4-deoxy-D-glucuronate isomerase, with product MERRFASHPNEVKQFDTERLRKEFHIPVIFAPDELKLVLTHEDRMIVGGANPVNEDVVLTTDLKELGVTYFLERRELGVINVGGQGSIVVDGTEYEIGFKECLYVGQGAKDVVFKSADSAKPAKFYLNSAPAHQSYPTTKTTLEESESGALGGLENSNERTIHRFIHTNGVQSAQLVMGMTQLKPGSMWNTMPSHTHPRRMEAYFYFDLPDDSIVFHLMGEPTETRHIVMHNEQAVISPSWSIHSGVGTHNYTFIWSMAGDNKRYDDMDPVGMKELK
- the ybaK gene encoding Cys-tRNA(Pro) deacylase, which encodes MQINKTNALRMLDAKGISYEVHHYDNEDGAIHGTAVADKIGKDPETVYKTLVAHSGPNLYVFVIPVGEELDLKKAAKAAGEKKIEMLPLKDLLKWTGYIRGGCSPVGMKKLYPTFIEESAELYDTIAVSAGKIGMQMELVPQELAGMTGAVFCDLVK
- a CDS encoding chromosome condensation regulator — encoded protein: MNAGQALFSLAAGYRHTAGLRADGTVAATGDNKYGQCDVSGWSDIVAIAAGNAHTGNSHTIGLKADGTVVAAGWNRHGQCEVSGWGDIVAVAAGWRRTVGLKADGTVVAAGRNQEGECNVSGWSDILAVAAGDWHTAGLRSDGSVMVAGNNRYGQSNVSGWRGIVTVAAGYLHTVGLQPDGTVIAAGRNKESQCEVSSWNGIMAVAAGSHHTVGLKADGTVTATGWNKYGESELSGWRDIVAAAAGCTHTVGLRKDGTVVAAGSNEYGQCGVSGWNGIQVPGL
- a CDS encoding MerR family transcriptional regulator codes for the protein MKIKEVSDRLKISQRAIRFYEEKGLIAPSKQDDNQYRMFDEEDIWRLQTIIALRESGMAVSDIQTVLSDIEVRGNSQLQYFLELQRSVMFSKWVEMKQIIETTDSMIASLKQNRALPLDDIYTLAEGSRRLREQRAWEDKWGFDRLASVHDQLVQENKRKYKDYEEALSLIVEWVSPIRGERGLDIGTGTGNLAGRLIDAGAEMTGVDQSNEMLKECQRKFPSIETKLGNFLALPCLDGKFDFVVSSFALHHLTDDQKRMAIQEMRRVLKPHGRICIADLMMDSKEGAAGENDENYIPIYELVDLFEANGYITKHLKMNELLHILLAVSIR
- a CDS encoding YolD-like family protein; this encodes MAKAKVAKRPTRDEFVLEELGNQLTEAMQEESVIVLTVWGKEEEVRGQITGMDSRTGKVHVSFGGELLKVPFMDIMAINYPRD
- the kduD gene encoding 2-dehydro-3-deoxy-D-gluconate 5-dehydrogenase KduD → MSSLFSLAGKTAIVTGAAQGLGQGIALAFAEAGADVVSISLNESNETVAGCEAFGVKAMSISADLSDHTKLQGAFDQALELTGKVDILVNCAGMIRRTPAKDHSEKDWFDVINLNQNTVFLLSQIAGRHFLERGTGKIINICSMLSYQGGINVPGYTASKHAVAGLTKAFANEWAQYGLNVNAIAPGYMATENTAPIRADQNRSDSILERIPAGRWGTAEDVKGPAVFLASAASDYLNGHILAVDGGWLAR
- a CDS encoding DeoR/GlpR family DNA-binding transcription regulator, with the translated sequence MNPIRRHEMIMEVMLNQKDVTVNELSDRLQVSGKTIREDLSKLEEQGLIVRVHGGAVLAQSDQFGILPVKNPLDKYSDEKTEIALRAISHIEQDDIIALDGGSTTLEIARRLDNMSLTVVTNDVYIISELVPKDNIRLVVPGGYRVRNMLAGPEAVSYVQKLNIQKAFLSATAVHIEHGLSIYTGDLIDFKQALVSTARKVFAACDHHKFGQTALRTFASLQEVDVLLTDSGLSPETAEQFRKSGITIEVG
- a CDS encoding amidohydrolase family protein; the encoded protein is MRTAFDAHLHIIDPRFPLIENQGFLPEPFTCRDYLDSAGELELKGGAVVSGSFQGFDQSYLIDSLQTLGPNFVGVTQLPHDTSDEELLKLHAYGVRAVRFNVRRGGSEDLSQLDYMARRVYELAGWHTELYIDSVNLPDIVPVLAALPAVSVDHLGLSQDGFHHLLALVDQGIRVKATGFGRVTLDVPQALSAIAAVNPDALMFGTDLPSTRARRPYHPADIELIYETLGDWLADKALYQNAADWYLKKR
- a CDS encoding YdcF family protein, with protein sequence MIYFIKFLYSFLLPPGLFVLLFAAAAIWIWRKNRLPSITLLMLTVLLYLSMTPWMSDLLMGSLERKYAQPSQIDGDVIVILGGGATSGTPDIDGEGNISGPAANRLLTAARLYRESGLPLLFTGGQVFADSGNEADIAKRQLTGLGIPAEDILTENKSLNTEQNAEYTAALMKEYGLSRPVLVTSAFHIARGIEEFRKTGLSPQAYPSDYRVSPGGSFYLSKLFPSPGAMESTGVALKEYLGLLAAGL